From the Longimicrobium sp. genome, the window ATCGGCAAGCTCCAGGGGGGACGCGGGGTGGGTGCGGGTGACCGGGAAAGCTACGCGGCCCACCGCGCGCGCCGCAAGGCGGCGGGACACGGCTGTTTGCGCACCGCCCCGGCCTTCTCCACGCCGGAGCTGCCCCCCCGGCCCCTGACCGGGAGTGCCACGCTCTCCGGGCACGCGCCCTCCCCTCCGGCACGGGAAGGGAGGGCTCGCGTCACAAAATGCGGTAGCTGGTGCGGCTGAGCGTGAAGCCGTGCCGGGAGCGGTTGCGGCAGGTCACGCCGGTGCGCTCCACGGTGCAGGTGAACGGGCCCACGCTCCAGGTGCTGCCGTAGCTCAGCGTCGGTGCGCCGGGCCCCAGCACGGTGTCGCCGTGGCACACCCAGTAGGCGCGGCCGGTGGCGTTCAGCCCCAGCGAGTCGCCGTCGTCGAGGTCGCACTCCTCCCCCGCGGAGCCGCCCTCCCAGCTGCGCTGAGACATCGCGATGTCGCAGCGCAGCGTCCAGCCGCCGTCGTCCTCCACCGCCGCCATGCAGGCGATGTTTCCGCTCGGCGTGCGAAAGGAGTGGGATTGCCCCGCATCCGGTGCGGGGCCCAGCCCGAGGGCAGCGACCACGGCGGCGGCGAGCGCGGACAGGCGGATCGGCATGGCGGCTTCTCGGTCGTGCATCGTGGGAAGAGGTGGCGCCCGGCATCGGCGCCAGGTGGGTCGATCCCTGCGTGGAGTGCGGGCCAGCGGCCCAGCGGCACCCTCCGGGGGGCGGCTGGGCGGTGGATCGGACAAGCTACGTGCCTGCCCCCGCGCCGCAAGCGAAGGCGCCACCGCCGCGCCCGGCTTGCCCGGGGCCGCGCGGCGGGCTACCATAGCGGGTCCACGC encodes:
- a CDS encoding DUF6636 domain-containing protein is translated as MPIRLSALAAAVVAALGLGPAPDAGQSHSFRTPSGNIACMAAVEDDGGWTLRCDIAMSQRSWEGGSAGEECDLDDGDSLGLNATGRAYWVCHGDTVLGPGAPTLSYGSTWSVGPFTCTVERTGVTCRNRSRHGFTLSRTSYRIL